A window of the Gossypium hirsutum isolate 1008001.06 chromosome A03, Gossypium_hirsutum_v2.1, whole genome shotgun sequence genome harbors these coding sequences:
- the LOC107888189 gene encoding protein GOLVEN 6, which yields MELIGGIFIAVFCFSFFALQTTCTSLQIQLQSSSEQGKGVELTPPTVQLPRKLRFAEEVAKQLQGNVAQAHSISSTKKLEDVSGKAKQKEEATVRGNRGRRQQWKEGGPDLSHYLTMDYSSVRRRRPIHNKSFPVAP from the exons ATGGAGCTGATAGGAGGAATCTTCATTGCTGTGTTTTGTTTTAGCTTTTTTGCACTGCAAACAACTTGTACTTCCCTGCAAATCCAGCTGCAATCATCAAGTGAACAAG GAAAAGGAGTTGAGCTCACCCCACCCACAGTTCAACTGCCTAGGAAACTCAGATTCGCTGAGGAAGTAGCA AAACAGTTACAAGGAAATGTAGCTCAAGCTCATTCGATTTCAAGCACCAAGAAGCTGGAAGATGTTTCAG GCAAAGCAAAGCAGAAAGAGGAAGCAACAGTGCGTGGAAATCGTGGAAGAAGGCAACAATGGAAGGAAGGAGGGCCCGACCTTTCACATTATTTGACAATGGATTATTCCAGTGTAAGAAGAAGACGTCCCATACATAACAAGTCCTTCCCAGTTGCTCCTTGA